One segment of Micromonospora parathelypteridis DNA contains the following:
- a CDS encoding ABC transporter permease: MSTVEATAGSQRGELSDWVRERVSHAVSELTAATALVVLFIALTVASPYFLTADNLFNIGAQTAVIAIIATAQTMVIITKGIDLSVGSVAALAGVVGAMVVRDLGFSLWAATVVAIGVGALAGLLNGLLVTVARIPPFIATLGTMSVGRGLVFIVSGAVGVYGLPRSFQLLGNGEILGIPFAVVITVLVAVGVAFLLSQTRFGQYTYAMGSNLEAARRSGIRVRRHLTGVYVLAGVLVGLGGMIAASRVNSGQPNYGISLELDVIAAAVIGGASLFGGQGRIVGTIIGAFLIALVRNGAVLLDISIHYQQVIVGLIIWAAVYFDQYRRRRLEARG; encoded by the coding sequence ATGAGTACGGTCGAGGCAACCGCCGGCTCGCAGCGCGGCGAACTCAGCGACTGGGTCCGGGAACGGGTCTCCCACGCCGTCTCCGAGCTGACCGCCGCGACCGCGCTCGTCGTCCTGTTCATCGCGTTGACCGTCGCCAGTCCCTATTTCCTGACCGCGGACAACCTCTTCAACATCGGGGCGCAGACCGCGGTGATCGCCATCATCGCCACGGCGCAGACGATGGTCATCATCACGAAGGGCATCGACCTGTCCGTGGGGTCGGTCGCCGCGCTCGCCGGCGTCGTGGGCGCGATGGTCGTCCGCGACCTCGGCTTCTCGCTCTGGGCGGCGACGGTCGTCGCGATCGGTGTCGGCGCGCTGGCCGGGCTGCTGAACGGGCTGCTGGTGACCGTGGCCCGGATCCCGCCGTTCATCGCGACGCTCGGAACGATGTCCGTGGGCCGCGGTCTCGTCTTCATCGTCAGCGGCGCGGTCGGCGTCTACGGCCTGCCCCGATCCTTCCAACTGCTCGGCAACGGGGAGATCCTCGGCATCCCGTTCGCCGTGGTGATCACCGTTCTCGTCGCCGTCGGGGTTGCCTTCCTGCTCTCCCAGACGCGCTTCGGCCAGTACACCTACGCGATGGGCTCCAACCTGGAGGCGGCCCGCCGCTCCGGAATAAGGGTGCGGCGTCACCTGACCGGGGTGTACGTGCTGGCGGGTGTGCTGGTCGGGCTGGGCGGCATGATCGCCGCGTCCCGGGTCAACTCCGGCCAGCCGAACTACGGCATCTCGCTGGAGCTCGATGTCATCGCCGCCGCGGTCATCGGTGGAGCCAGCCTCTTCGGAGGCCAGGGCCGGATCGTCGGGACGATCATCGGCGCCTTCCTCATCGCCCTGGTCCGCAACGGCGCCGTCCTGCTCGACATCAGCATCCACTACCAGCAGGTGATCGTCGGCCTGATCATCTGGGCCGCCGTGTACTTCGACCAGTACCGCCGACGGCGGCTGGAAGCACGGGGTTGA
- a CDS encoding enolase C-terminal domain-like protein: protein MPQITAVTVEDVRFPTSLTADGSDAMNKDGDYSAAYVVLHTDGVDSVGAPLAGHGLTFTIGRGNDIVAAAAVHQAQRLVGLDVATMAADMGAVYRFLTSDSQLRWLGPEKGVVHLSLAAVLNASWDLVARVADKPLWRLLVDMSPEQLVDIADLRYLSDALTRDEALAILRAKESTKADRLAELDRTGYPAYTTSAGWLGYGDDKLRRLCQEAVDTGYGYVKLKVGANLDDDIRRCGIAREILGPHRNLMIDANQVWDVGQAIEWVKALAQFEPLWIEEPTSPDDILGHAAVRRAVAPIGVATGEHCHNRVMFKQLFQAGAIDFCQLDTGRLASINEIVAVLLLAAKFDVPVCPHAGGVGLCEMVQHVSVLDYVSISGDLTDRVTEFVDHLHEHFTDPCIVRDAGSGSGYVLPSQPGYSTRMRPESVALYRFPDGPYWAATHPTTVSSPEPYVIAGGTAAPAGR from the coding sequence ATGCCGCAGATCACTGCCGTCACCGTCGAGGACGTCCGCTTCCCCACCTCCCTGACCGCTGACGGCTCCGACGCCATGAACAAGGACGGCGACTACTCGGCGGCCTACGTCGTTCTGCACACCGACGGCGTCGACAGCGTGGGCGCGCCACTCGCGGGCCACGGTCTGACCTTCACCATCGGTCGGGGCAACGACATCGTCGCCGCGGCGGCGGTCCATCAGGCGCAGCGCCTCGTGGGCCTGGACGTCGCGACGATGGCAGCGGACATGGGCGCGGTCTACCGCTTCCTCACCTCCGACTCCCAACTGCGTTGGCTCGGGCCGGAGAAGGGCGTCGTCCACCTGTCGCTGGCCGCCGTGCTGAACGCGTCGTGGGACCTGGTCGCCCGGGTCGCCGACAAGCCGCTGTGGCGGCTGCTCGTCGACATGTCCCCCGAGCAGCTCGTCGACATCGCGGACCTGCGCTACCTGTCCGACGCGCTGACCCGGGACGAGGCACTGGCCATCCTGCGCGCCAAAGAGAGCACGAAGGCCGATCGCCTCGCCGAGCTCGACCGCACCGGCTACCCCGCCTACACCACCTCGGCCGGCTGGCTCGGCTACGGCGACGACAAGCTGCGCCGGCTGTGTCAGGAGGCGGTGGACACCGGCTACGGCTACGTCAAGCTCAAGGTGGGCGCCAACCTCGACGACGACATCCGCCGGTGTGGGATCGCCCGGGAGATCCTCGGCCCGCACCGCAACCTGATGATCGACGCCAACCAGGTGTGGGACGTCGGACAGGCCATCGAGTGGGTCAAGGCCCTCGCCCAGTTCGAGCCACTGTGGATCGAGGAGCCGACCAGCCCCGACGACATCCTGGGCCATGCGGCCGTCCGCCGCGCCGTCGCTCCCATCGGAGTCGCCACCGGCGAACACTGCCACAACCGGGTGATGTTCAAGCAGCTGTTCCAGGCCGGCGCCATCGACTTCTGCCAGTTGGACACCGGCAGGCTGGCCAGCATCAACGAGATCGTCGCCGTGCTGCTCCTCGCCGCGAAGTTCGACGTCCCCGTGTGCCCACACGCCGGCGGTGTCGGGCTGTGCGAGATGGTCCAACACGTCTCGGTGCTCGACTACGTCTCGATCTCGGGGGATCTCACCGACCGTGTCACCGAGTTCGTCGACCACCTGCACGAGCACTTCACCGACCCGTGCATCGTCCGCGACGCCGGCTCGGGCAGCGGTTACGTCCTGCCCAGCCAGCCCGGCTACTCCACCCGGATGCGTCCCGAGTCGGTCGCGCTCTACCGCTTCCCCGACGGCCCCTACTGGGCTGCGACGCACCCGACTACCGTGTCATCTCCGGAGCCGTACGTGATCGCGGGTGGGACAGCCGCCCCCGCCGGCCGCTAG
- a CDS encoding ABC transporter substrate-binding protein, translating to MAHTTTSRRARRPILRAQAILAVAAATALLSACGGVEVRDGGDGATKDASGPLKLAVVPKAVGADYWNTVKAGAECAAQRAGDVTVQWDGVTTETDVEGQVNLIQNFVTKKVDGIVYAATDSSALAPATDQALGANIPVAMIDSGTSPQPSSVPLFATDNRASATEAAKMLATELGPGNHEVALVEFQPGSQTNTERVDGFKAGLAQFPNLKLVGQQPSRSDVNEARRVTENILTANPNLAGIFAANEPSVLGAAQAIQAANKSGKVVIIGWDAAPDEIAGVRSGQISALVVQNPFKMGYFGVDKMVKHLRDKAPLASADTGVTFVTKENIDSAEIKAVLEPSCANPPVQ from the coding sequence ATGGCGCACACCACCACCAGCCGACGGGCGCGACGGCCCATCCTGCGCGCACAGGCCATTCTGGCCGTAGCCGCGGCGACCGCTCTTCTCAGCGCCTGCGGCGGAGTCGAGGTCCGCGACGGAGGCGACGGCGCGACCAAGGACGCGAGCGGTCCGTTGAAGCTCGCCGTCGTCCCGAAGGCCGTCGGGGCCGACTACTGGAACACCGTGAAGGCGGGCGCGGAGTGTGCCGCGCAGCGCGCCGGTGACGTCACCGTCCAGTGGGACGGGGTGACCACCGAAACCGACGTCGAGGGCCAGGTCAACCTGATCCAGAACTTCGTCACCAAGAAGGTCGACGGCATCGTGTACGCGGCGACCGACTCCAGCGCGTTGGCGCCGGCGACCGACCAGGCGCTGGGCGCCAACATCCCGGTCGCGATGATCGACTCTGGCACCAGCCCGCAACCGTCGAGCGTGCCGCTCTTCGCCACCGACAACCGTGCGTCGGCCACCGAGGCGGCGAAGATGCTCGCCACCGAACTCGGCCCCGGCAACCACGAGGTGGCACTTGTCGAGTTCCAGCCCGGATCGCAGACCAACACCGAGCGGGTCGACGGCTTCAAGGCCGGCCTCGCACAGTTCCCCAACCTGAAGCTGGTCGGCCAGCAGCCCAGCCGCAGTGACGTCAACGAGGCGCGACGCGTCACCGAGAACATCCTGACGGCCAACCCCAACCTCGCCGGCATCTTCGCGGCCAACGAGCCGAGTGTGCTGGGCGCCGCGCAGGCCATCCAGGCGGCGAACAAGTCCGGCAAGGTGGTCATCATCGGTTGGGACGCCGCCCCGGACGAGATCGCCGGCGTGCGCAGCGGCCAGATCTCGGCGCTGGTCGTGCAGAACCCGTTCAAGATGGGCTACTTCGGCGTCGACAAGATGGTCAAGCACCTCCGCGACAAGGCGCCGCTGGCGTCAGCGGACACCGGCGTCACGTTCGTCACGAAGGAGAACATCGACTCCGCGGAGATCAAGGCGGTGCTCGAACCGAGTTGCGCCAACCCCCCGGTGCAGTGA
- a CDS encoding ribonucleotide-diphosphate reductase subunit beta, producing MLLDPGMDLTLRPMRYPHFFDRFRDAIRNTWTVEEVDLHADLADLDKLSPAERHLVSRLVAFFATGDTIVANNLVLNLYQHVNSPEGRLYLSRQLFEEAVHVQFYLNLLDTYVPDESERFAAFAAIENIPSIRRKAEFCFRWIDSLNDLRELRSREDRRTFLLNLICFAACIEGLFFYGAFAYVYFLRSRGLLHGLASGTNWVFRDESMHMAFAFDVVDTVRGEEPDLFDDDLADQVRQMLTEAVECEVQFAEDLLGHGVPGLTLTDMREYLQHVADRRLAQLGIAPHYGSSNPFAFMELQDVQELSNFFERRVSAYQVGVTGTVAFDDDF from the coding sequence ATGCTGCTCGACCCCGGGATGGACCTCACCCTCCGCCCCATGCGCTACCCGCACTTCTTCGACCGCTTCCGCGACGCCATCCGCAACACCTGGACGGTCGAGGAGGTCGACCTGCACGCCGACCTCGCCGACCTCGACAAGCTGTCGCCGGCCGAGCGGCACCTGGTCAGCCGGCTGGTGGCGTTCTTCGCCACCGGCGACACGATCGTCGCGAACAATCTGGTGCTCAACCTCTACCAGCACGTCAACAGCCCCGAGGGTCGCCTCTACCTGTCCCGGCAGCTGTTCGAGGAGGCCGTGCACGTCCAGTTCTATCTCAACCTGCTCGACACGTACGTGCCCGACGAGAGCGAGCGGTTCGCCGCCTTCGCCGCGATCGAGAACATCCCCTCGATCCGGCGCAAGGCCGAATTCTGCTTCCGCTGGATCGACTCGTTGAACGACCTGCGGGAGCTGCGGTCCCGGGAGGACCGGCGCACGTTCCTGCTCAACCTGATCTGCTTCGCCGCCTGCATCGAGGGACTGTTCTTCTACGGCGCGTTCGCGTACGTCTACTTCCTGCGCTCCCGTGGCCTGCTGCACGGGTTGGCCTCCGGCACCAACTGGGTGTTCCGGGACGAGTCCATGCACATGGCGTTCGCGTTCGACGTCGTCGACACCGTCCGCGGCGAGGAGCCGGACCTGTTCGACGACGATCTCGCCGACCAGGTTCGGCAGATGCTCACCGAGGCTGTCGAGTGTGAGGTGCAGTTCGCCGAGGACCTGTTGGGCCACGGCGTGCCCGGCCTGACGTTGACCGACATGCGGGAGTACCTCCAGCATGTCGCCGACCGCCGCCTCGCCCAGCTCGGCATCGCGCCGCACTACGGGTCGAGCAATCCGTTCGCCTTCATGGAGTTGCAGGACGTGCAGGAGCTGTCCAACTTCTTCGAGCGGCGGGTGTCGGCGTACCAGGTGGGGGTGACCGGCACCGTCGCCTTCGACGACGACTTCTAG
- a CDS encoding ribonucleoside-diphosphate reductase subunit alpha yields the protein MQVRKRNGTTESVELNKIVRAIERWSDDLTDVDPMRVATRTISGLYDGATTAELDRLSIQTAAEMIGEEPQYSRLAARLLSGYVDKEVRRQGVTSFSAAIRIGHAEGLIGDDTAAFVAAHAAMLDDAIDPDGDRRFEYFGLRTVYDRYLLRHPTSRLVLETPQYWLLRVACGLSQTPDEAIGFYRLMASLAYLPSSPTLFNSGTRHTQMSSCYLVDSPLDELDSIYQRYAQVANLSKFAGGIGIAYSRVRSRGALIRGTNGQSNGIVPWLRTLDASVAAVNQGGRRKGAACVYLEPWHPDIEEFLQLRDNTGEDARRTHNLNLANWVPDEFMRRVEADEMWSLFDPHEVPELPDLWGERFDAVYREAEAQGRYVRQVPARELYGKMMRTLAQTGNGWMTFKDAANRLCNQTAEPGNVVHLSNLCTEIVEVSSDAETAVCNLGSVNLAAHLTDDGIDWERLRATVRTAVTFLDRVIDINYYPTPQAAASNPRWRPVGLGLMGLQDVFFALRLPFDSPVARELSTRISEELYLTALETSADLARRFGAHPAYGETRAARGQLQPDLWGVEGTQTARWAALRQRVEAYGLRNSLLVAVAPTATIASIAGCYECIEPQVSNLFKRETLSGEFLQVNTALVRELKARGLWTDRIRSAIKRAEGSVQDIAELPAGVRELFRTAWELPQRALIDLAAARAPFIDQSQSLNLFLAAPTIGKLSSMYLYAWKAGLKSTYYLRSRPATRIQQATVSAVAPVVVDAEALACSLENPESCEACQ from the coding sequence ATGCAGGTCCGCAAGCGCAACGGCACCACCGAGTCGGTGGAGTTGAACAAGATCGTCCGGGCGATCGAGCGGTGGTCCGACGACCTGACCGACGTCGACCCGATGCGCGTCGCCACCCGCACGATCAGCGGCCTGTACGACGGCGCGACGACGGCCGAGTTGGACCGGCTGTCCATCCAGACCGCGGCCGAGATGATCGGTGAGGAACCGCAGTACTCGCGTCTCGCCGCCCGGCTCCTGTCCGGCTACGTCGACAAGGAGGTGCGTCGGCAGGGCGTCACCTCGTTCAGCGCGGCGATCCGGATCGGCCACGCCGAGGGGCTCATCGGTGACGACACCGCGGCGTTCGTCGCCGCGCACGCCGCGATGCTCGACGACGCCATCGATCCGGACGGTGACCGGCGGTTCGAGTACTTCGGCCTGCGCACGGTGTACGACAGGTACCTGCTGCGCCACCCCACCAGCCGGCTGGTGCTGGAGACCCCGCAGTACTGGCTGTTGCGGGTGGCCTGTGGGCTGTCCCAGACGCCGGACGAGGCGATCGGCTTCTACCGGCTGATGGCCAGCCTGGCTTATCTGCCCAGCTCACCGACGTTGTTCAACTCCGGGACCCGACACACCCAGATGTCCTCCTGCTACCTGGTTGACTCGCCGCTCGACGAGTTGGACTCGATCTACCAGCGGTACGCCCAGGTCGCCAACCTGTCCAAGTTCGCCGGCGGCATCGGCATCGCGTACTCCCGGGTCCGGTCCCGGGGCGCGTTGATCCGCGGCACCAACGGGCAGTCCAACGGGATCGTGCCGTGGCTGCGCACGCTCGACGCCAGCGTCGCCGCGGTCAACCAGGGCGGGCGGCGCAAGGGCGCGGCGTGCGTCTACCTGGAGCCGTGGCACCCGGACATCGAGGAGTTCCTGCAACTGCGGGACAACACCGGCGAGGACGCCCGGCGCACCCACAACCTGAACCTGGCCAACTGGGTGCCGGACGAGTTCATGCGCCGGGTCGAGGCCGACGAGATGTGGTCGCTGTTCGACCCGCACGAGGTGCCCGAGCTACCCGACCTGTGGGGGGAGCGGTTCGACGCCGTCTACCGGGAGGCCGAGGCGCAGGGTCGCTACGTGCGGCAGGTCCCGGCACGGGAGCTGTACGGGAAGATGATGCGGACCCTCGCCCAGACCGGCAACGGGTGGATGACCTTCAAGGACGCCGCCAACCGGCTGTGCAACCAGACCGCCGAACCGGGCAACGTGGTGCACCTGTCCAACCTCTGCACCGAAATCGTCGAGGTGTCCAGCGACGCCGAGACCGCCGTCTGCAACCTCGGTTCGGTCAACCTCGCCGCCCACCTCACCGACGACGGCATCGACTGGGAGCGACTACGCGCCACGGTCCGTACCGCGGTGACCTTCCTCGACCGGGTCATCGACATCAACTACTACCCGACCCCGCAGGCGGCGGCGAGCAACCCCCGCTGGCGGCCGGTCGGGCTCGGCCTGATGGGCCTGCAGGACGTGTTCTTCGCACTGCGGCTGCCGTTCGACTCCCCGGTCGCGCGGGAGTTGTCCACGCGGATCAGCGAGGAGCTGTACCTGACCGCGCTGGAGACCTCCGCCGACCTGGCCCGCCGTTTCGGCGCGCATCCGGCGTACGGGGAGACCCGGGCCGCGCGGGGCCAGCTGCAGCCGGACCTGTGGGGTGTCGAGGGTACGCAGACCGCGCGCTGGGCCGCGTTGCGGCAGCGGGTCGAGGCGTACGGGCTGCGCAACTCGCTGCTGGTGGCGGTCGCGCCGACCGCGACCATCGCCTCGATCGCCGGGTGCTACGAGTGCATCGAGCCGCAGGTGTCCAACCTGTTCAAGCGCGAGACCCTGTCGGGGGAGTTCCTCCAGGTCAACACCGCTCTGGTACGCGAGCTGAAGGCCCGCGGTCTGTGGACCGACCGGATCCGCTCGGCGATCAAGCGCGCCGAGGGGTCGGTGCAGGACATCGCTGAGTTGCCGGCCGGCGTCCGGGAGCTGTTCCGCACCGCATGGGAGCTGCCGCAGCGGGCGCTGATCGACCTGGCCGCCGCCCGCGCCCCGTTCATCGACCAGTCTCAGTCGCTGAACCTGTTCCTGGCCGCGCCCACCATCGGCAAGCTCTCCTCGATGTACCTGTACGCCTGGAAGGCCGGGCTGAAGTCCACCTACTACCTGCGCTCGCGCCCGGCCACGCGGATTCAGCAGGCCACTGTCAGCGCTGTCGCACCCGTCGTCGTCGACGCGGAGGCGCTGGCCTGCTCGCTGGAGAACCCCGAGTCGTGCGAGGCCTGCCAGTGA
- a CDS encoding FadR/GntR family transcriptional regulator — translation MSRTDEVVNGIKRMILEGRFKPGDRLPIEKDLAESLGVSRGSLREGMSALSILGIVNIRQGDGTYVTNLDAPQLLAPMGFVVDFQGQGDPRHIHTVRRLLECEAARLAATRITDEALAQAGDLLDEAARIAGQSPQDHERIMEIDIAFHRIIAVHAENPVLVGLIEAFAGRTLRGRLWRSLHEEGADRRTHDEHVAILRALRARDPERARVRMANHLIGVEESLHGLPDDGDTNAEPARF, via the coding sequence ATGTCGCGCACCGACGAGGTGGTGAACGGCATCAAGCGGATGATCCTCGAAGGACGGTTCAAGCCCGGGGACCGGCTGCCCATCGAGAAGGACCTCGCCGAGTCGCTCGGCGTCTCGCGGGGCTCGCTGCGCGAGGGGATGTCGGCCCTGTCGATCCTCGGCATCGTCAACATTCGCCAGGGTGACGGCACCTACGTCACCAACCTCGACGCGCCGCAACTGCTGGCCCCGATGGGCTTCGTGGTGGACTTCCAGGGCCAGGGCGACCCACGGCACATCCACACCGTCCGGCGGCTGCTGGAGTGCGAGGCCGCCCGGTTAGCGGCGACCAGGATCACCGACGAGGCGCTCGCTCAGGCGGGGGACCTGCTCGACGAGGCGGCCCGGATCGCCGGTCAGTCGCCGCAGGACCACGAGCGGATCATGGAGATCGACATCGCCTTCCACCGGATCATCGCCGTGCACGCCGAGAATCCGGTGCTCGTCGGCCTGATCGAGGCCTTCGCCGGACGCACCCTACGCGGGCGGCTCTGGCGGAGCCTGCACGAGGAGGGCGCGGACCGGCGTACCCATGACGAACATGTCGCGATTCTGCGGGCCCTGCGGGCGCGCGACCCGGAGCGGGCCCGCGTCCGGATGGCCAACCACCTGATCGGGGTGGAGGAGTCGTTGCACGGGCTACCCGACGACGGTGACACGAACGCCGAGCCCGCACGGTTCTAA
- a CDS encoding GntR family transcriptional regulator: MPTERVDYRRIANEIAGKIKSGELAPGEKLPSTRELAEQYGVHISTINRVMTILKDRELVEGHPGKGVYVAEAQS, translated from the coding sequence ATGCCGACCGAGCGAGTGGACTACCGGCGGATCGCCAACGAGATTGCGGGAAAAATCAAATCTGGTGAGCTTGCTCCAGGCGAGAAACTGCCGTCCACCCGTGAGTTGGCCGAGCAGTACGGCGTGCATATCTCCACCATCAACCGGGTCATGACGATCCTCAAAGACCGCGAGTTGGTCGAGGGCCATCCAGGCAAAGGTGTCTACGTCGCAGAAGCCCAGAGCTGA
- a CDS encoding ATP-binding cassette domain-containing protein, which yields MGTTPTATADSDRQPTTDEPPVLEARGIVKRFGHVEALRGADFTVHRGEVVALIGDNGAGKSTLIKTLSGVHPPDEGEIRVDGRPVQFSTPLDARRAGVETVYQDLAVADDLSVAANLYLGRELLRSGPLGRLGLLDKRAMRQGAAAALDELGVRIPRVTTPIAMLSGGQRQCVAVARAIIWATSVVILDEPTAALGVVQTQRVLDVVRRARDAGMSVVLVSHNMPQVLEIADRVEVLRLGRRAARLRADEVTTDDLVAAMTGSISGAERDER from the coding sequence ATGGGCACCACCCCGACGGCCACCGCCGACAGCGACCGGCAGCCGACCACCGACGAACCACCGGTCCTCGAAGCCCGTGGCATCGTCAAGCGGTTCGGGCACGTCGAGGCGCTGCGCGGCGCCGACTTCACGGTCCACCGGGGTGAGGTCGTCGCGCTGATCGGCGACAACGGCGCCGGAAAGAGCACTCTGATCAAGACGTTGTCCGGTGTGCACCCGCCCGACGAGGGCGAGATCCGGGTGGATGGCCGTCCCGTCCAGTTCTCCACCCCGCTGGACGCCCGGCGCGCAGGGGTGGAGACCGTCTACCAGGATCTCGCCGTCGCCGACGACCTCAGCGTGGCCGCCAACCTGTACCTCGGGCGGGAGCTCCTGCGCTCCGGGCCGCTCGGTCGGCTGGGGCTGCTCGACAAGCGGGCCATGCGGCAGGGCGCCGCCGCGGCCCTCGACGAACTGGGTGTCCGGATCCCCCGGGTCACCACCCCGATCGCGATGTTGTCCGGTGGGCAGCGGCAGTGCGTCGCGGTGGCCCGCGCCATCATCTGGGCCACCAGCGTGGTCATCCTGGACGAGCCCACCGCAGCGCTCGGCGTGGTTCAGACGCAGCGCGTGCTCGACGTCGTCCGCCGTGCCCGCGACGCTGGCATGTCGGTGGTGCTGGTGAGCCACAACATGCCTCAGGTGCTCGAGATCGCCGACCGGGTCGAGGTGCTGCGTCTCGGCCGGCGGGCCGCCCGGCTCCGCGCGGACGAGGTCACCACCGACGACCTGGTCGCGGCGATGACCGGAAGCATCAGCGGCGCGGAACGGGACGAGCGCTGA